From Cellulophaga lytica DSM 7489, a single genomic window includes:
- a CDS encoding alpha/beta hydrolase codes for MKLILYIFILGCLLSCTNKQKTEEVKTNLPFAEVEQINLASGKLVRLNNIASKYITPRPVDVWLPNNYTTKEEYAVIYMHDGQMLFDSTTTWNKQEWKVDEVAAKLNNDKNIKKFIVVAVHNIAELRWQDLFPKKAITNNVSAINKSLVQDFKNDNFDIDKLTGDQYLKFIVTELKPIIDTSFSVKKDAKNTFVMGSSMGGLMSMYAISEYPNIFGGAACLSTHWLGFKPMDNNVLPNLIFKYAASNIPDSKTHKLYFDYGTETLDAYYLKYANTVDSIYLKNGYTQKNYKNLKFEGENHSENSWQKRIKIPLTFLLKTIKNEKNNYNFILICSSNILQGKS; via the coding sequence ATGAAACTAATATTATATATTTTTATACTAGGCTGTTTACTTTCTTGTACAAACAAACAAAAAACTGAAGAAGTAAAAACTAATTTACCATTTGCTGAAGTAGAACAAATAAATTTAGCTAGTGGAAAACTGGTAAGGCTAAATAATATAGCGTCTAAATACATAACACCTAGACCAGTAGATGTTTGGCTACCTAATAATTATACTACCAAAGAGGAATATGCTGTTATTTATATGCATGATGGCCAAATGTTGTTTGACAGTACCACAACATGGAATAAACAAGAATGGAAAGTAGACGAAGTAGCTGCTAAATTAAATAATGATAAAAACATTAAAAAATTTATAGTTGTTGCTGTACATAATATAGCGGAATTAAGATGGCAAGATTTGTTTCCAAAAAAAGCAATAACAAACAACGTAAGCGCCATAAACAAATCATTAGTACAAGATTTTAAAAACGATAATTTTGATATTGACAAGCTTACTGGAGACCAGTATTTAAAATTTATAGTTACCGAGCTAAAACCAATAATAGACACATCATTCTCTGTAAAAAAAGATGCCAAAAATACATTTGTTATGGGATCTAGTATGGGAGGTTTAATGTCTATGTATGCCATATCAGAATATCCAAATATATTTGGCGGAGCTGCTTGTTTATCTACGCATTGGCTAGGCTTTAAGCCTATGGATAATAATGTGCTACCTAATTTAATTTTTAAGTATGCAGCATCTAATATACCAGACTCTAAAACACATAAATTGTATTTTGACTATGGCACAGAAACTCTAGATGCTTACTACCTAAAATATGCAAACACTGTAGATAGCATTTATTTAAAAAATGGCTACACACAAAAAAATTATAAAAATCTAAAATTTGAAGGCGAAAACCATAGTGAAAACTCTTGGCAAAAACGCATAAAAATACCACTAACTTTTTTACTTAAAACAATTAAAAATGAAAAAAATAATTACAATTTTATCCTTATTTGCAGTAGTAATATCCTGCAAGGAAAAAGTTAA
- a CDS encoding glycoside hydrolase family 13 protein, which translates to MKKGFLSVFVLVFALFVSCSPKKEQKQEEAPITVSNDIERVEPPHWWVGFKNNKLQLLVKNPNIANSTPKISKTGISIKKVTKADSPNYLFIDVEISETAKAGLFNIDFTSEDGTTKTQTYELKNRVKKAEDYIGFSSADAVYLITPDRFANADTSNDINSSLLEKNIDRTDDYARHGGDIKGITTHLEYIESLGYTAIWPSPLLTNNMPKQSYHGYAITDFYGVDPRFGTLDEYKQLAIKSKEKGIKLIMDQVANHCGLEHWWMKDLPFKDWVNYQDKFINNKPVTIANHKRTSNQDIYASKADKKEMTDGWFGNHMPDLNQRNPFLATYIIQNSIWWIETLELGGIRQDTYPYPDKDFMANWAGTIMDEYPNFSIVGEEWSYNPLLIAYWQKNNPNKDGYESNLTSTMDFAMQKNIIDALNEDETWGTGFIKTYEGLANDFAYQSPIDIMAFLDNHDMDRVYTQLNENIENTKMAVAYLALLPRIPQFYYGTEILMQNTAKPGDHGLIRTDFPGGWDTDTTNAFTGKGLTNNQKEMQRFMSNLLNFRKQSKAIHKGKTIHFAPQNGIYVLFRILNNEIVTIILNKNEDPYQLDLSRFKEVGLDGKKVTNIFTGETLVWDNNITLPKKGCYILTTNKLKK; encoded by the coding sequence ATGAAAAAAGGATTTTTAAGTGTTTTTGTATTAGTTTTTGCTCTTTTTGTTTCTTGTTCTCCTAAAAAGGAACAGAAACAAGAAGAAGCTCCTATTACAGTTTCTAATGATATAGAGCGTGTAGAGCCTCCACATTGGTGGGTAGGTTTTAAAAACAACAAACTGCAATTATTGGTTAAAAATCCTAATATAGCCAATAGTACTCCAAAGATTTCTAAAACAGGTATTTCTATAAAAAAAGTAACTAAAGCAGATAGTCCTAATTATTTGTTTATTGATGTAGAGATTAGTGAAACAGCAAAAGCAGGCTTATTTAATATTGATTTTACATCTGAAGATGGCACTACAAAAACGCAAACTTATGAACTTAAAAACAGAGTTAAAAAAGCTGAAGATTATATAGGTTTTTCTAGTGCAGATGCAGTTTATTTAATTACTCCAGATAGGTTTGCTAACGCAGATACTTCTAATGACATAAATAGTTCTTTACTTGAGAAAAATATAGATCGTACAGATGACTATGCAAGGCACGGTGGAGATATTAAAGGAATTACTACACATTTAGAGTATATAGAATCCTTAGGTTATACAGCCATTTGGCCTAGTCCTTTATTAACTAATAATATGCCAAAACAATCGTACCACGGATATGCAATTACAGATTTTTATGGCGTAGATCCTAGGTTTGGAACTTTAGATGAGTACAAGCAATTAGCTATAAAATCTAAAGAAAAAGGAATTAAATTAATAATGGATCAAGTGGCTAACCATTGTGGGTTAGAGCACTGGTGGATGAAAGATTTACCATTTAAAGATTGGGTTAATTATCAAGACAAATTTATAAATAATAAACCTGTAACTATAGCAAACCACAAAAGAACAAGTAACCAAGACATATATGCCTCTAAAGCAGATAAAAAAGAAATGACAGACGGTTGGTTTGGTAATCATATGCCAGATCTTAACCAACGTAATCCTTTTTTAGCAACTTATATTATTCAAAATAGTATTTGGTGGATAGAGACTTTAGAGTTAGGAGGTATTCGTCAAGACACATATCCTTACCCAGATAAAGACTTTATGGCTAATTGGGCTGGAACTATTATGGATGAATATCCAAATTTTTCAATAGTAGGAGAAGAATGGAGTTACAATCCTTTATTAATTGCATATTGGCAAAAAAATAATCCTAATAAAGATGGTTATGAGTCTAACTTAACCTCTACAATGGATTTTGCTATGCAAAAAAATATTATAGACGCTTTAAACGAAGACGAAACTTGGGGAACAGGATTTATAAAAACATATGAAGGATTAGCTAATGATTTTGCATATCAGTCTCCTATAGATATTATGGCTTTTTTAGACAACCATGATATGGACCGCGTTTATACTCAACTTAATGAAAATATAGAAAACACAAAAATGGCTGTTGCTTATTTAGCATTGCTACCACGTATTCCTCAGTTTTATTACGGTACAGAAATATTAATGCAGAACACTGCTAAACCAGGAGATCATGGATTAATACGAACAGATTTTCCTGGCGGATGGGATACAGATACAACAAATGCATTTACCGGTAAAGGCTTAACTAATAATCAAAAAGAAATGCAGCGTTTTATGAGTAACCTGCTAAATTTCAGAAAACAAAGCAAAGCCATACACAAAGGAAAAACCATACATTTTGCACCTCAAAATGGTATTTATGTGTTATTTAGAATTTTAAATAATGAAATAGTTACCATCATTTTAAATAAAAATGAAGATCCATACCAATTAGATCTTTCTAGGTTTAAAGAGGTTGGTTTAGATGGTAAAAAAGTAACCAATATTTTTACTGGCGAAACTTTAGTTTGGGACAATAATATAACACTTCCTAAAAAAGGATGTTACATACTAACTACCAATAAGCTAAAAAAATAA
- a CDS encoding glycoside hydrolase family 65 protein has protein sequence MNQDYIIPNNWSIIEEGFNTDRVKSSESLFSIGNGAMGQRANFEEYYSGPTFQGSYIAGVYYPDKTKVGWWKKGYPEYFAKVLNAPNWIGINVQVNGENLDLFTCKVDNFKRELNMQEGWLSRTFTATLKNNVVVTVKTKRFLSLTLDEVGAINYTITPVNVDATITYSPYLDAGITNEDTNWDDKFWEITSINSKDNKAFIEAHTLKTEFNTCTFMESECFLNDKKTDITPKIEKLENKITYNYTADVDAKSSFTIHKFAGYTVDRNHPKDKLISAATKALEKATSTGFNALLEAQKNAWATIWETSDITINGDVKAQQGIRFNIFQLNQTYLGTDAQLNIGPKGFTGEKYGGSTYWDTEAYCLPFYMATKDQNVGRNLLAYRYNHLEKAIENAEKLDFSNGAALYPMVTMNGEECHNEWEITFEEIHRNGAIAFAIYNYYRYTGDYSYIPEKGLEVLIGIARFWHQRATFSTKQNKYVILGVTGPNEYENNINNNWYTNYMAQWCINYTVETIANIKENYASDYDRIMSKVNLNSDEIKKWKDVADNMYFPFSEEHNVFLQQDGFLDKELTPASSLKNSQRPINQKWSWDRILRSPYIKQADTLQGFYLFEDNFTIEEIERHFDFYEPFTVHESSLSPCVHSILAAKLDRMDQAYSFYLRTSRLDLDDYNKEVEEGLHITSMAGTWMSIIEGFGGMRVRNNTLSFSPKIPKEWDGYSFKVNFRNHTIKVSVTQNKNTFELLKGEELTLMVNGKSITINQNNLITA, from the coding sequence ATGAATCAAGATTATATCATACCAAACAACTGGTCTATCATAGAAGAAGGTTTTAATACAGACAGAGTTAAATCTTCAGAAAGCTTGTTTAGCATTGGAAACGGTGCAATGGGACAAAGAGCAAATTTTGAAGAATACTACTCAGGACCAACGTTTCAGGGGAGCTACATTGCGGGTGTTTATTACCCAGATAAAACTAAAGTTGGTTGGTGGAAAAAAGGGTATCCAGAGTATTTTGCAAAAGTATTAAATGCTCCAAATTGGATTGGTATTAACGTGCAAGTTAACGGAGAAAATCTGGATTTATTTACGTGTAAAGTAGATAATTTTAAGAGAGAGTTAAATATGCAAGAAGGTTGGCTGTCTAGAACTTTTACCGCTACCCTAAAAAATAATGTAGTTGTTACTGTAAAAACAAAACGCTTTTTAAGTTTAACTTTAGATGAAGTTGGTGCCATTAATTACACTATTACTCCTGTAAACGTAGATGCAACAATAACGTATAGTCCTTATTTAGATGCAGGCATTACCAATGAAGACACCAACTGGGATGATAAATTTTGGGAAATAACTAGCATAAATTCTAAAGACAATAAAGCATTTATAGAGGCACATACTTTAAAAACAGAGTTTAACACCTGTACTTTTATGGAGTCTGAGTGTTTTTTAAATGATAAAAAAACAGATATTACTCCTAAAATAGAAAAGCTAGAAAATAAAATCACATACAATTACACTGCAGATGTAGATGCAAAATCTTCTTTTACTATACACAAATTTGCTGGGTATACTGTAGATAGAAACCACCCTAAAGACAAGCTTATTTCTGCTGCTACAAAAGCTTTAGAAAAAGCTACTTCTACTGGTTTTAATGCTTTATTAGAAGCTCAAAAAAATGCATGGGCAACAATCTGGGAAACATCAGATATTACCATTAACGGTGATGTTAAAGCGCAGCAAGGTATCCGTTTTAACATTTTTCAGTTAAACCAAACATATTTAGGTACAGATGCACAGCTAAATATTGGACCTAAAGGTTTTACTGGCGAAAAATATGGCGGTAGTACGTACTGGGACACAGAGGCTTATTGTTTGCCTTTTTATATGGCTACTAAAGACCAAAATGTTGGTCGTAATTTATTAGCATACAGATACAATCACCTAGAAAAAGCAATAGAGAATGCAGAAAAGTTAGATTTTTCTAACGGAGCTGCATTGTACCCAATGGTAACTATGAATGGCGAAGAATGCCATAACGAGTGGGAAATAACTTTTGAGGAAATACACAGAAACGGTGCCATTGCTTTTGCTATTTACAATTATTACAGATACACGGGAGACTACAGTTACATTCCAGAAAAAGGATTAGAAGTTCTTATTGGTATAGCACGCTTTTGGCACCAAAGAGCTACTTTTTCTACCAAGCAAAATAAATATGTTATTCTTGGTGTTACTGGCCCTAATGAGTATGAGAACAATATAAATAATAACTGGTATACAAACTATATGGCGCAATGGTGTATTAATTATACCGTAGAAACTATTGCTAATATTAAAGAAAATTATGCTTCAGATTATGATCGTATAATGTCTAAAGTTAATTTAAATTCCGATGAAATTAAAAAATGGAAAGACGTTGCAGATAATATGTATTTTCCGTTTTCTGAGGAGCATAATGTATTTTTACAACAAGACGGTTTTTTAGATAAAGAACTAACTCCGGCTTCTAGCTTAAAAAATTCTCAACGCCCTATTAATCAGAAATGGTCTTGGGACAGAATTTTACGTTCACCATATATAAAACAAGCAGATACTTTACAGGGTTTTTATTTATTTGAAGACAATTTTACTATTGAAGAGATAGAGCGTCATTTTGATTTTTATGAACCTTTTACAGTACATGAAAGTTCACTTTCTCCTTGTGTACATAGTATTTTAGCCGCAAAGTTAGACCGTATGGACCAAGCATATAGTTTTTATTTAAGAACATCTAGACTAGATTTAGATGATTACAACAAAGAGGTAGAAGAAGGCTTACATATTACATCTATGGCTGGTACTTGGATGAGCATTATAGAAGGTTTTGGTGGTATGCGCGTACGCAATAACACTTTATCTTTTAGCCCTAAAATACCTAAAGAATGGGATGGTTATTCATTTAAAGTGAATTTTAGAAACCACACTATTAAAGTAAGTGTAACACAAAATAAAAATACTTTTGAACTATTAAAAGGAGAAGAGCTTACGTTAATGGTTAATGGTAAGTCTATAACTATTAATCAAAATAACTTAATTACCGCATAA
- the pgmB gene encoding beta-phosphoglucomutase, with amino-acid sequence MKRKGFIFDLDGVIVDTAKYHFLAWQKLANSIGVEFTHEQNEQLKGVSRVKSLEKILNWGNITLDNEEFTGLMAKKNEDYLLHIEKMDASEILPDVPRVLELLEKEKQGIALGSASKNAEVILQKVHLIQKFSAIIDGNGVTKGKPDPEVFLNAAKALSIAPENCIVFEDATAGIKAANAANMISIGIGDASVLYEADYVFKDFTEISSDFIQELIKK; translated from the coding sequence ATGAAAAGAAAAGGATTCATATTTGACCTAGATGGCGTTATTGTAGATACAGCCAAATACCATTTTTTAGCTTGGCAAAAACTAGCTAATTCTATTGGTGTTGAATTTACTCATGAACAAAATGAGCAACTAAAAGGTGTTAGCAGAGTAAAATCTTTAGAAAAAATACTTAACTGGGGTAATATTACTCTAGATAACGAAGAGTTTACTGGCTTAATGGCTAAAAAAAATGAAGATTATTTACTGCATATAGAAAAAATGGACGCTTCAGAAATTTTACCAGATGTACCTAGAGTTTTAGAGCTTTTAGAAAAAGAAAAACAAGGTATTGCTTTAGGTTCGGCAAGTAAAAACGCAGAGGTTATTTTACAAAAAGTACATCTAATACAAAAGTTTAGTGCCATTATAGATGGTAATGGGGTTACTAAAGGTAAACCAGATCCTGAGGTGTTTTTAAATGCTGCAAAGGCACTTTCTATAGCTCCAGAAAATTGTATTGTTTTTGAAGATGCCACTGCTGGTATTAAAGCCGCCAATGCTGCAAATATGATTAGCATTGGTATTGGAGATGCTTCTGTTTTATATGAAGCAGATTACGTTTTTAAAGATTTTACAGAAATCTCATCAGACTTTATACAAGAATTAATAAAAAAATAA
- a CDS encoding MFS transporter encodes MEKQKLGFWQIWNMSFGFLGIQFGFALQGGFMSRIFQTLGAEKDAIPLLWIAAPLTGLVVQPIIGYLSDRTWSARWGRRKPYFLIGAILSSLALFLVPHSPVLWIAAGFLWILDASINVSMEPFRALVADKLPDSQRSYGFVIQTLIIGIGTWVASNLPWMVSKLGVSDAAPSGVVPMSVKVAFAIGAVVFLISILYTIFTTSEYPPEDMEEFKREKAKKNQFISDIINNIGNMPSTMKKLGVIQFFSWFAFFTMWSMANPALTEHVFNTPAPVEANYNMEIAEDLLAFNTTNEAFQKSSNLVGSYMGTYGLSSMAFALILVLYTSRKRINRKIVHMCSLIIGGVGFLLMYFIPSPEYLTLCFILIGFAWGSILSMPYAMLSSAVDPKRMGVFMGIFNMFIVIPQIIAAIGGINIISNLLGEGAINAMIIAGISLIIAGLCNFLITEKSAISYQTIEE; translated from the coding sequence ATGGAAAAACAGAAACTTGGTTTCTGGCAGATCTGGAACATGAGTTTCGGGTTCCTGGGAATTCAATTTGGATTTGCCCTACAAGGCGGTTTTATGTCCAGAATTTTTCAGACGCTAGGTGCAGAAAAAGATGCTATACCTCTTTTATGGATTGCCGCTCCTTTAACAGGACTGGTTGTACAACCAATTATTGGTTATTTAAGTGACCGTACTTGGAGCGCACGTTGGGGAAGAAGAAAACCTTATTTTTTAATTGGTGCTATTTTAAGTTCCCTAGCTTTATTTTTAGTACCACACTCTCCTGTTTTGTGGATTGCCGCTGGTTTTTTATGGATTTTAGATGCGTCAATTAATGTTTCTATGGAACCTTTTAGGGCTTTAGTAGCAGATAAATTGCCAGACTCACAACGCTCTTACGGTTTTGTTATACAAACATTAATTATTGGTATTGGTACTTGGGTTGCCAGTAATTTACCCTGGATGGTATCTAAACTTGGTGTAAGTGATGCTGCTCCTTCTGGAGTGGTACCAATGTCTGTAAAAGTAGCATTTGCCATAGGTGCGGTTGTATTTTTAATTAGCATACTGTACACCATATTTACTACATCGGAGTATCCGCCAGAAGATATGGAAGAATTTAAAAGAGAAAAGGCTAAAAAAAATCAGTTTATTTCAGATATCATAAACAATATTGGCAATATGCCTTCTACTATGAAAAAGTTAGGTGTAATTCAGTTTTTTAGCTGGTTTGCCTTTTTTACAATGTGGAGTATGGCTAACCCAGCACTAACAGAACACGTTTTTAATACACCTGCTCCAGTAGAGGCTAATTATAATATGGAGATAGCTGAAGATTTACTTGCTTTTAATACTACTAATGAGGCGTTCCAGAAATCATCAAACTTAGTAGGTTCTTATATGGGAACTTATGGTTTATCATCTATGGCATTTGCCCTAATATTAGTATTGTATACTTCTAGAAAAAGAATCAATAGAAAAATAGTACATATGTGCTCTTTAATTATTGGTGGTGTTGGCTTTTTGTTAATGTATTTTATTCCGTCTCCAGAATATTTAACCTTATGTTTTATACTAATTGGCTTTGCTTGGGGTAGTATTTTATCTATGCCATATGCTATGCTTTCTAGTGCTGTAGACCCTAAAAGAATGGGGGTTTTTATGGGCATTTTTAATATGTTTATAGTTATACCTCAAATTATTGCTGCTATAGGTGGCATAAATATTATCTCTAATTTATTAGGAGAAGGCGCTATAAATGCAATGATTATTGCTGGTATAAGCTTAATTATTGCTGGTTTATGCAACTTCTTAATTACCGAAAAAAGTGCAATTTCTTATCAAACAATAGAAGAATAA
- a CDS encoding LacI family DNA-binding transcriptional regulator — MKAKITIKDIAKELGVSSSTVSRALKNSPEISEETRKKVKAFADLYHYKPNMLAQKLRNNKTMVIGVIIPEIVHHFFSRVISGIEKIANGRDYNVMICLSNESYEKEKLNIQMMANGSVDGLLVSIAKETLEKGDFEHFNELKDYNIPLVLFDRISDKIDCDKVIVDDIGGGYKATKHLLNVGCKKIAILSTPDHVNVGALRTIGYKRALEEKGIAIDENLIFKVNDNSSITKQISTFMHNSNLSYDGIVAVNEIYAANVIKIAKEKDLQIPNELCVVGFTDGLISSFSTPSLSTIDQHGITIGEHAAELLLDRIQNKTANKEYQRKVISTDLIVRKSSEKNTVL, encoded by the coding sequence ATGAAAGCCAAAATTACCATAAAAGACATTGCAAAAGAGCTAGGTGTGTCTTCTTCTACAGTATCTAGAGCATTAAAAAATAGTCCAGAAATTAGTGAAGAAACACGTAAAAAAGTTAAAGCCTTTGCAGACTTGTATCATTACAAGCCTAATATGCTTGCTCAAAAATTACGTAATAATAAAACTATGGTAATTGGCGTAATTATTCCAGAAATTGTGCATCATTTTTTTTCTAGAGTTATTAGTGGTATTGAAAAAATTGCTAACGGCAGAGATTACAATGTTATGATATGCTTATCTAATGAATCTTATGAAAAAGAAAAGTTAAACATACAAATGATGGCTAATGGAAGCGTAGATGGCTTGCTTGTTTCTATAGCTAAAGAAACCTTAGAAAAAGGCGACTTTGAGCATTTTAATGAATTAAAAGATTACAATATTCCCTTAGTTTTATTTGATAGAATTTCTGATAAAATAGATTGTGACAAAGTTATTGTAGACGACATTGGAGGTGGCTACAAAGCAACCAAACATTTGCTTAATGTTGGTTGTAAAAAAATAGCTATATTATCTACTCCAGACCACGTAAATGTTGGTGCATTACGCACAATTGGCTACAAAAGAGCTTTAGAAGAAAAAGGAATTGCTATAGATGAAAATCTTATTTTTAAAGTAAACGACAACTCTAGCATTACCAAACAAATAAGCACATTTATGCACAACTCTAATTTAAGTTATGATGGTATTGTTGCTGTAAATGAAATTTATGCTGCAAATGTTATAAAAATAGCTAAAGAAAAAGATTTACAAATTCCTAATGAACTTTGTGTTGTTGGGTTTACAGACGGATTAATATCTTCATTCTCAACACCTTCTTTATCTACAATAGACCAACACGGTATTACAATTGGCGAGCACGCTGCAGAATTATTGTTAGATCGTATTCAAAACAAAACAGCAAATAAAGAATACCAACGTAAAGTTATTTCTACCGATTTAATTGTTAGAAAATCATCAGAAAAAAATACAGTTTTGTAA